A genome region from Bombus terrestris chromosome 10, iyBomTerr1.2, whole genome shotgun sequence includes the following:
- the LOC100647387 gene encoding arfGAP with SH3 domain, ANK repeat and PH domain-containing protein isoform X11 produces the protein MPRSSVVRDENFNAMTFFATRVLKRCAIDFRFPVAGSMLRVLTLKDGRGMPTLDFDRDGLTKLKKAIKAIHNSGNAHVDNEVYLGRALERLGDAALKEQEPDIGAAFLKFAVVTKELSALMKTLMQNINNIVMFPLDSVLKGDLRGVKGDLKRPFEKAWKDYEAKYAKIEKEKKQHAKEAGLIRTEVTPAEIADEMEKERRLFQLQMCEYLIKVNEIKTKKGIELLQHLVEYYHAQTNYFQDGLKTIEHFGSYVADLSVKLQKIRQTQDEERRRLTELRNLLRSSGCDKELNVNANAGYSLHQLQGDKQHGVTRSGHLLKKSEGKMRRVWQKRRCAVQAEGYLDICHADENKPPTRVNLLTCQIKLVPDDKRGFDLISYNRTYHFQAEDEADQRAWMSVLVNCKERALLRAFDASGKAEAGTGNPSLVELQQAVIRCVMRLPGNDQCCDCSSQNDATWLSTNFGIIVCIECSGIHRDLGVHISRIQSLTLDNVGTAQLLLARHMTNQAFNEVMEATLHHNHKPTPTSTMEERYEFIRAKYVDKRYVMNTCADERDLLSDLEHAVNNRDLQQLLQVYAENVDLAAPLPTSDLGETALHLAILREMGNSLHIIDFLVQNMSTGGIDRTTIDGETALHLCARHDRAEAMKLLLRAGADPTHRNKQDKTPLDIAQEMGHHTCKELLSHALQRQKTLFDNVNIDWNLSHDEGSTDLSDDETIIEDRNGCLTPEKKSRSRPPSYVGGGGSGGGTGSGDSPVTLRSRSSTCDSLQSGSSPSSSTNRQQMPPPPPPQSRKPVVVPAPMAPDISVNIHGSLKKRVAPPPPPAGSTGGIPSSHYGTLPSSASLAASTHSRTTSEPILAGHSLHTLPHALNTLNSQHHKRSPSGDSSTGHGAFEYSRKLLYELPSSSGADKVNSSTLQRPRNPPPPAPSGINSSRLSNGRSSESLSSMCSDHGLGNPIPPPRKV, from the exons ACGCTGGACTTCGACAGAGATGGTCTGACGAAGCTGAAGAAAGCGATCAAAGCCATCCATAACTCTGGAAACG CTCATGTCGATAACGAAGTGTACCTTGGAAGGGCTCTGGAAAGGCTCGGCGATGCAGCCTTGAAAGAACAGGAACCGGATATCGGTGCTGCTTTCTTAAAGTTCGCCGTCGTCACGAAGGAATTGAGCGCTCTCATGAAAACTCTG ATGCAGAACATCAACAACATCGTGATGTTTCCCCTGGACTCGGTGCTGAAGGGTGATCTGCGAGGCGTGAAAGGCGACTTGAAAAGGCCGTTCGAAAAGGCGTGGAAAGATTACGAGGCTAAATATGCGAAAATCGAGAAGGAAAAGAAGCAGCACGCGAAAGAGGCTGGCCTCATTCGAACGGAAGTGACGCCGGCCGAGATCGCCGACGAGATGGAGAAGGAGAGAAGATTGTTTCAATTGCAAATGTGCGAG TATCTTATAAAAGTGAACGAGATCAAAACGAAGAAAGGGATTGAACTGCTTCAGCATCTAGTCGAATATTATCATGCACAAACAAA TTACTTTCAAGACGGCCTAAAAACCATCGAACACTTTGGCTCGTACGTGGCGGACCTGAGCGTGAAATTGCAAAAGATCAGGCAGACGCAAGACGAGGAGAGAAGGCGACTAACAGAACTGAGGAATCTGCTTAGAAGTTCAGGTTGCGACAAAGAG TTAAATGTAAACGCAAATGCAGGATATTCGCTTCACCAGCTGCAAGGAGATAAGCAACACGGCGTTACCAGGTCCGGGCATCTTCTAAAGAAAAGCGAAGGAAAAATGAGGAGAGTTTGGCAAAAGAGACGTTGCGCGGTTCAAGCCGAAGGCTATCTAGATATCTGTCACGCGGACGAGAATAAACCACCAACGAGAGTGAATTTATTAACATGTCAAATCAAGCTAGTACCGGATGACAAACGGGGTTTCGATCTCATTAGTT ACAACAGGACGTATCACTTTCAAGCGGAAGATGAAGCAGACCAGAGAGCGTGGATGTCCGTTTTGGTAAACTGCAAGGAACGTGCCCTGCTTCGAGCATTCGACGCCAGTGGCAAGGCAGAGGCTGGCACAGGAAATCCAAGTTTAGTCGAACTTCAACAGGCTGTAATACGATGTGTCATGAGGTTACCTGGAAACGATCAATGCTGCGACTGTTCATCGCAAAATG ATGCTACATGGCTCTCTACAAATTTTGGCATAATCGTATGCATAGAATGTAGTGGAATTCACCGGGACTTAGGAGTGCACATATCCAGAATACAGTCCTTAACGTTAGATAACGTTGGTACTGCTCAGTTACTTCTTGCACGGCACATGACCAATCAGGCGTTTAACGAAGTGATGGAGGCTACATTGCATCATAATCACAAGCCAACGCCAACTTCAACGAT GGAAGAAAGATACGAATTTATAAGAGCCAAGTATGTGGATAAGAGATACGTAATGAACACTTGCGCAGATGAACGAGATCTTCTTTCTGATTTGGAACACGCTGTTAATAATCGCGACCTGCAACAACTTTTACAAGTCTATGCTGAAAATGTGGATTTAGCAGCACCCTTGCCTACCTCG GATCTGGGCGAGACGGCTTTACATTTAGCGATTCTACGCGAAATGGGAAACAGTTTGCATATTATAGATTTCCTAGTGCAGAACATGTCGACGGGTGGTATAGATAGGACTACGATCGACGGAGAAACAGCGTTACATCTTTGTGCACGACACGACAGAGCAGAGGCAATGAAGCTGTTACTACGGGCAGGCGCTGATCCAACACACCGAAATAAACAGGATAAAACCCCGCTTGACATTGCTCAGGAAATGGGACACCACACATGTAAAGAACTG TTGAGTCATGCTCTACAAAGACAGAAAACATTGTTTGATAATGTTAACATCGATTGGAATCTTTCGCACGACGAAGGATCTACTGATCTTTCTGACGATGAAACGATAATAGAAGACAGG AATGGCTGTCTAACACCTGAAAAGAAGTCTCGCAGTAGGCCGCCTTCTTACGTaggtggtggtggtagtggtggtggtaCCGGATCGGGAGATTCACCAGTGACTTTACGTAGTCGAAGTAGCACTTGCGACAGCCTGCAAAGCGGTTCTTCCCCAAGTTCCTCGACGAATAGGCAACAAATGcccccaccaccaccacctcAATCGAGGAAACCTGTTGTTG TACCTGCTCCCATGGCTCCAGATATTTCGGTCAATATTCATGGATCACTGAAGAAGCGTGTAGCGCCGCCGCCACCACCGGCCGGAAGTACAGGTGGTATACCTTCCTCTCATTACGGTACACTACCTTCGTCCGCGTCTTTAGCAGCGTCAACGCATAGCCGTACAACGAGCGAACCGATCTTAGCTGGGCATTCTTTACATACTCTACCACATGCGTTAAATACATTAAACAGTCAGCATCATAAAAGATCGCCCAGTGGAGATTCTTCAACGGGACACGGTGCGTTTGAATATTCACGCAAACTCCTCTACGAACTGCCGTCTAGTTCGG GTGCGGACAAAGTAAACAGCTCGACGCTCCAGAGGCCGAGGAATCCTCCACCTCCAGCCCCATCCGGTATCAATTCGTCGAGATTGAGCAACGGACGTAGCAGCGAATCGTTAAGCTCTATGTGTTCGGATCATGGTTTGGGTAATCCCATTCCGCCTCCACGCAAG gtatga